In Salvelinus namaycush isolate Seneca chromosome 12, SaNama_1.0, whole genome shotgun sequence, the DNA window TATACTACATTAAAAAAATCCTAAACTCCTTCAAAAATTCAAAATATGACATTAATATTAACAAACATTCAAAGACACAAGCCTACCACCTCAAGTCTAAAAATCTGGCAACAATGAAACACTAATATAAAATGCATTCATATACTGCTGATATGGCTGGTGATTATTCATGATCAACAAAAACTAGTCAAAATCAATAAGTGTGCTGCTTGACTTGACAAGTAAGCTTTATGAATGAACAGTATTGTTTCCATTACCCGTTTTTCTATATAATATACAATTGCACCCAGCTTAAGAAAAACTGCGCACTCATTGCCAACATACTCATACACGGCATCTTCCACCTAAATAAAATTTCAAAAAGTGCCCTTAGTAGCCCCTACCAAAACCATTGGAGTACTTCTCCTCAAAGTAATCATCCTTATCAAAGCCTGAGCCCAGAGCATAGCACATAGAGGAAGGAGGGGGCACAGAGCTGCCACCAACAAAATCTCGCCCGGCACCCCTTCGGGCATAGCTGGCAGAGGAAGGTGGGGGTGGAGACCAGCTAGCCAGGGGGCTGCGCTCCCGGTAATAACGGGAAGTAAGGGGGGGAGAAAGTGGCCGCTGAGGGAGTGGGGGAAGCCGTCGCTCATAAGGATCCTGCTCATAGTAACGTGAGGAGGAAGAGTATGGGTCATGGCGGACATGCCTCTCATATAGGTCACACTCGTAGTAGGccctaggagggggggggggaaggggaggaggagggggatagcGACCACGAGGTGCGTAGTAGTCACCGTGTGGAGCTCGAGGGGGGAGGTAGTGAGGAGCGTGGTGTGGGTGAGGTGGATAGTGGTGAGGTGG includes these proteins:
- the zgc:77262 gene encoding RNA-binding protein lark; amino-acid sequence: MVKIFVGNVNSSTTEPELRTLFEKYGQVSDCDILKNYGFVHMNEEEEAQKAVAELHKHELNGAPITVEFATTKVRNATKIYVGNVPEGTTAAKIRELFQPFGKVVECDIVKNFAFVHMQRENEAYEAISKLNHSKMEGQKIFVSISRNNQARNGRGDDYPPPPHHYPPHPHHAPHYLPPRAPHGDYYAPRGRYPPPPPLPPPPPRAYYECDLYERHVRHDPYSSSSRYYEQDPYERRLPPLPQRPLSPPLTSRYYRERSPLASWSPPPPSSASYARRGAGRDFVGGSSVPPPSSMCYALGSGFDKDDYFEEKYSNGFGRGY